From Candidatus Bathyarchaeota archaeon, a single genomic window includes:
- a CDS encoding DUF790 family protein yields the protein MILPPELLRTKIIGGSVRLIYAGEEALSLARTLTAVFEEATEKTRRELQEGIRRCEELGYDYRLVRGLASILEEFCTFQTRALVEPEVARRTVFEEAGIEPITTDEQRSRVLKRAAERLRVSPKDLEESLYADLWEEQILAAFEPPEPLELLRSYNFSLTLTLLAQARRIEARFRGEDEGLMPIGKSLGTCLMKGEGEASVVVVEPSSARSGRKAYELEAFLSRIMLQERWRITAEVEHPPGSKLRRFEVFQEIHGKMITPRNLKGRPDQQRNPHRFEGHWEEGIVVIQDFASRLGLTEEEAKRRLRERNKSYIDIGGIYITREKLDILRSYLGCYQNPNLSDAISFLRRLGCRRPIQVLEALGYTVEWGENLKDGRVYKPGKR from the coding sequence TTGATCCTGCCCCCCGAGCTTCTACGGACGAAGATAATCGGAGGCTCGGTAAGGCTCATCTACGCTGGGGAGGAGGCTCTCAGCCTTGCGAGAACACTCACAGCTGTATTTGAGGAGGCCACGGAGAAGACCAGGAGGGAGCTTCAGGAGGGAATTAGGAGATGCGAGGAGCTCGGATACGACTACAGGCTCGTGAGGGGCCTCGCCTCCATCCTTGAGGAGTTCTGCACCTTCCAGACTAGAGCCTTAGTTGAACCAGAGGTGGCCAGGAGGACGGTCTTCGAGGAGGCTGGGATAGAGCCTATCACCACCGATGAGCAGAGGTCTAGAGTTCTCAAGAGGGCTGCTGAAAGGCTCAGGGTCTCCCCCAAGGACTTAGAGGAGAGTCTTTACGCAGATCTATGGGAAGAACAGATTCTAGCCGCGTTCGAGCCTCCTGAGCCCCTTGAGCTTCTTAGGAGCTACAACTTCTCCCTAACCCTGACACTACTAGCCCAGGCCAGAAGGATAGAGGCGAGATTCAGGGGGGAGGATGAAGGCCTTATGCCCATTGGAAAGAGTTTGGGCACCTGTCTGATGAAAGGAGAAGGAGAGGCGTCCGTAGTAGTGGTTGAACCAAGCTCTGCCAGGTCTGGAAGGAAAGCCTACGAGCTCGAGGCCTTCCTATCTCGTATTATGCTCCAGGAAAGATGGAGGATAACTGCTGAGGTGGAGCATCCACCCGGGTCAAAGCTTAGAAGGTTCGAGGTGTTTCAGGAAATCCATGGAAAGATGATAACACCAAGAAATCTCAAGGGGAGACCCGACCAACAGAGGAATCCTCATAGGTTTGAAGGCCACTGGGAAGAGGGGATAGTGGTCATTCAAGACTTCGCCTCCAGACTTGGACTAACCGAGGAAGAGGCGAAGAGGAGGCTGAGGGAGAGAAATAAGAGTTACATTGATATCGGAGGGATCTATATAACGCGGGAGAAACTGGATATATTGAGGTCATACTTAGGATGCTATCAGAACCCGAACCTCTCCGATGCTATCTCATTTTTGAGGAGGCTGGGATGCAGGAGGCCAATTCAGGTCTTAGAGGCCCTTGGTTACACGGTGGAATGGGGTGAGAACCTCAAGGACGGCAGGGTCTACAAACCTGGAAAGAGATGA
- the psmB gene encoding archaeal proteasome endopeptidase complex subunit beta — MDYWELQGATTVGLVCKDGVVLASEKRVSWGHLVMSRSGKKVFKLAPNIGLAFAGLVSDMQALTREASAYTALYRLENNRQIPVRSLAKLIANILFERRLFPLLMETLVGGLDEEGPVVYSLDPLGSVIPDKFVSVGSGAAIAMGLLEANYREDITLEEGAALALQAIKSAAARDAVSGDGVDMLLISDKGIEERTYPLR, encoded by the coding sequence ATGGATTACTGGGAACTCCAAGGGGCTACAACCGTAGGTCTCGTATGTAAGGATGGGGTGGTACTGGCCTCAGAGAAGAGGGTGAGCTGGGGCCATCTAGTCATGAGCCGCTCTGGAAAGAAGGTCTTCAAGCTAGCCCCCAACATAGGCCTCGCCTTCGCAGGATTAGTATCGGATATGCAGGCCCTAACAAGGGAGGCATCAGCCTACACGGCCCTCTACAGGCTGGAGAATAATAGGCAGATACCTGTGAGGTCTCTTGCCAAGCTGATAGCTAATATCCTCTTCGAGCGCCGCCTCTTCCCCCTACTGATGGAGACCCTCGTCGGCGGCCTGGACGAGGAGGGCCCCGTAGTCTACTCCCTTGACCCACTCGGCAGCGTTATCCCGGACAAGTTCGTCTCAGTCGGCTCGGGCGCGGCTATAGCCATGGGCCTACTAGAGGCCAACTACAGGGAAGACATCACCCTAGAGGAGGGAGCCGCCCTGGCTCTACAGGCCATCAAGTCCGCGGCCGCTAGAGACGCTGTAAGCGGCGATGGCGTTGACATGCTCCTCATCAGCGATAAGGGGATAGAGGAGAGGACCTACCCTCTAAGATAA
- a CDS encoding DHH family phosphoesterase translates to MLEERVFCISHGEDADGLICAAFLANLKGAKPILVTYDDFKEALGEVKPPTAELYICDLCAREELVKEILRIGEFARVVIVDHHPTAGFLLQELERGGVQVVYSPEDCASALLYDHYNREMGREEARLAAYAAISDQFEEGPIASRLLSMFDRHLIQHEALILTHALFKVTSNDFRRRMVEELRRYTIPHRIPGLVEAAVSYLEHTATLMEELKSKAVRLRRLAYFDASGEPSTGAVANLILDALDVDVGVSYKPSIGGRVNISIRGRRGIGLHLGIITREVAKRHGGFGGGHDRASGASIPRESLLRFIEDLEEALSQPLKPF, encoded by the coding sequence ATGCTCGAGGAAAGGGTCTTCTGCATATCCCATGGAGAGGATGCCGATGGGCTGATATGCGCAGCCTTCTTAGCTAACCTCAAGGGTGCCAAGCCGATCTTGGTGACCTACGATGATTTTAAAGAAGCCCTAGGAGAGGTGAAGCCCCCCACGGCGGAGCTCTACATCTGTGATCTATGTGCCAGGGAAGAACTCGTTAAGGAGATACTTAGGATAGGGGAGTTCGCGAGGGTGGTTATCGTCGATCACCATCCCACTGCGGGATTTCTGCTCCAAGAGTTGGAGAGGGGTGGGGTTCAGGTGGTCTACAGCCCTGAAGACTGTGCGAGCGCCCTACTCTATGACCATTATAATAGGGAGATGGGTAGGGAGGAAGCGAGGCTGGCCGCCTATGCGGCGATATCCGACCAGTTCGAGGAGGGGCCAATCGCGTCTAGGCTCCTCTCCATGTTTGACCGCCACCTCATCCAGCATGAGGCCCTCATCCTTACCCACGCCCTCTTCAAGGTCACATCCAATGATTTCAGGCGGAGGATGGTTGAGGAGCTCAGGAGATATACTATCCCTCATAGAATACCTGGATTGGTTGAGGCGGCGGTATCCTACCTCGAGCATACGGCCACGCTAATGGAGGAGCTCAAAAGTAAGGCGGTCAGGCTTAGAAGGCTGGCCTACTTCGACGCATCCGGTGAGCCTTCCACGGGGGCGGTGGCAAACCTCATCCTCGATGCCCTAGATGTCGATGTCGGCGTCAGCTATAAACCCTCCATAGGTGGAAGGGTGAACATCTCCATCAGAGGTAGAAGGGGTATAGGCCTCCACTTGGGCATAATCACTAGAGAGGTTGCTAAGAGGCATGGAGGGTTTGGAGGGGGCCATGATAGGGCGAGTGGAGCAAGTATCCCCAGGGAGAGCTTGTTGAGGTTCATAGAGGACCTTGAGGAAGCTTTAAGCCAACCTCTTAAGCCTTTTTAA